From one Citrobacter sp. Marseille-Q6884 genomic stretch:
- the dapA gene encoding 4-hydroxy-tetrahydrodipicolinate synthase, which yields MFTGSIVALITPMDEKGKVCRSSLKKLIDYHVANGTSAIVSVGTTGESATLSHEEHGDVVLMTLELADGRIPVIAGTGANATAEAISLTQRFNDSGVVGCLTVTPYYNRPTQEGLFQHFKAIAEHTDLPQILYNVPSRTGCDMLPETVGRLAKIKNIVAIKEATGNLSRVHQIKELVSDDFILLSGDDATGLDFMQLGGHGVISVTSNVAARDMAEMCKLAAQGHFAEARVINQRLMPLHNKLFVEPNPIPVKWACKELGLVATDTLRLPMTPITDNAREIVKAALKHAGLL from the coding sequence ATGTTCACGGGAAGTATTGTCGCGCTTATCACGCCGATGGATGAGAAAGGTAAAGTCTGCCGGTCGAGCCTGAAAAAACTGATTGATTATCATGTCGCCAACGGTACCTCGGCGATCGTTTCGGTTGGCACCACCGGTGAATCCGCCACGTTGAGCCATGAGGAACATGGCGATGTGGTGCTGATGACGCTGGAGCTGGCCGACGGGCGTATTCCGGTCATTGCCGGAACCGGCGCCAATGCGACCGCAGAAGCCATTAGTCTGACGCAGCGTTTCAACGACAGCGGTGTTGTCGGCTGCCTGACGGTGACGCCTTACTACAACCGCCCAACTCAGGAAGGCCTGTTCCAGCATTTCAAAGCCATCGCTGAACATACTGACCTGCCGCAAATTCTGTATAATGTGCCGTCCCGTACTGGCTGCGATATGCTGCCGGAAACCGTTGGTCGTCTGGCGAAAATTAAAAATATTGTCGCTATCAAAGAGGCCACAGGGAACTTAAGTCGTGTTCACCAGATCAAAGAGTTGGTTTCAGACGATTTTATTCTGCTCAGCGGTGATGACGCGACGGGACTGGACTTTATGCAGCTCGGTGGTCATGGCGTGATTTCCGTTACGTCTAACGTCGCGGCACGCGATATGGCTGAAATGTGCAAACTGGCGGCACAAGGGCACTTTGCCGAGGCGCGGGTGATTAATCAGCGTCTGATGCCGTTACACAACAAACTATTTGTCGAACCCAATCCTATCCCGGTGAAATGGGCATGTAAGGAGTTGGGACTTGTGGCGACCGATACGCTGCGTCTGCCGATGACGCCTATCACGGACAATGCCCGTGAAATCGTTAAAGCGGCGCTTAAGCATGCCGGTTTGCTGTAA
- the bamC gene encoding outer membrane protein assembly factor BamC: MAYSVQKSRLAKVAGVSLVMLLAACSSDSRYKRQVSGDESYLEAAPLAELHAPAGMILPVTTGDYTIPVTNGSGAVGKALDIRPPAQPLALVSGARTQIAGDTATLLVENGRSNTLWPQVVSVIQSKNYTIAKRDDASQTLTTDWVDWNRLDEDEQYRGRYQVSVKPQGYQQAVTVKLINLEQAGKPVADAASMQRYSAEMMNVISAGLDKNATDAANAAQNRSTATMDVQSAADDTGLPMLVVRGPFNVVWQRLPAALEKVGMKVTDSTRSQGSLAVTYKPLSDSGWQELGASDPGLVSGDYKLQVGDLDNRSSMQFIDPKGHTLTQSQNDALVAVFQAAFSK; this comes from the coding sequence ATGGCTTACTCAGTACAAAAGTCGCGCCTGGCCAAGGTTGCGGGTGTTTCGCTTGTTATGTTGCTCGCGGCCTGTAGTTCTGACTCGCGCTATAAGCGCCAGGTGAGCGGTGATGAATCCTATCTGGAGGCTGCACCGCTTGCTGAGCTTCACGCGCCAGCTGGGATGATTCTGCCGGTTACCACGGGTGATTATACTATCCCGGTGACGAATGGCAGCGGTGCCGTCGGTAAAGCGCTGGATATTCGCCCACCGGCTCAGCCGTTAGCGTTGGTCAGCGGCGCACGTACCCAGATCGCGGGGGATACGGCGACGTTACTGGTAGAAAATGGACGTAGCAATACGCTGTGGCCTCAGGTCGTGAGTGTTATTCAGTCTAAAAACTACACCATCGCAAAACGTGATGATGCCAGCCAGACGCTGACAACGGATTGGGTTGACTGGAACCGTCTGGATGAAGACGAACAGTACCGTGGTCGTTATCAAGTCTCGGTAAAACCGCAGGGCTATCAGCAGGCGGTGACGGTGAAATTGATTAACCTCGAACAAGCCGGTAAGCCAGTAGCCGATGCGGCGTCAATGCAGCGTTATAGCGCTGAGATGATGAACGTTATCTCTGCCGGTCTGGATAAGAACGCCACCGACGCGGCGAATGCTGCGCAGAACCGTTCTACCGCAACGATGGATGTTCAGAGCGCCGCTGATGACACCGGTTTACCGATGCTGGTGGTTCGTGGGCCGTTTAACGTGGTGTGGCAGCGTCTGCCGGCAGCCCTTGAGAAAGTGGGCATGAAAGTGACCGACAGCACCCGTTCTCAGGGCAGCCTGGCCGTAACCTACAAACCGCTTTCTGATAGCGGCTGGCAGGAACTGGGCGCATCCGATCCGGGTCTGGTCTCCGGTGACTACAAACTGCAGGTCGGTGATTTAGACAACCGCAGCAGTATGCAGTTTATCGATCCGAAGGGGCATACCCTGACGCAAAGCCAAAACGACGCGCTGGTCGCTGTCTTCCAGGCCGCGTTCAGTAAGTAA
- the purC gene encoding phosphoribosylaminoimidazolesuccinocarboxamide synthase → MQKQAELYRGKAKTVYSTENPDLLVLEFRNDTSAGDGARIEQFDRKGMVNNKFNHFIMTKLQEAGIPTQMERLLSDTECLVKKLEMVPVECVVRNRAAGSLVKRLGVEEGIELNPPLFDLFLKNDAMHDPMINDSYCETFGWVSKENLARMKELTYKANDVLKKMFDDAGLILVDFKLEFGLYKGEVVLGDEFSPDGSRLWDKETLDKMDKDRFRQSLGGLIEAYEAVAHRLGVKLD, encoded by the coding sequence ATGCAAAAGCAAGCTGAGTTGTATCGTGGTAAAGCGAAGACCGTATACAGTACGGAAAACCCGGACCTGTTGGTGCTCGAATTCCGCAATGATACGTCAGCAGGGGATGGCGCGCGCATTGAACAGTTTGACCGTAAAGGCATGGTGAACAACAAATTCAACCATTTCATTATGACCAAACTGCAAGAAGCGGGCATTCCGACCCAGATGGAGCGACTGCTTTCTGATACCGAATGTCTGGTGAAAAAACTGGAGATGGTACCGGTTGAGTGCGTGGTGCGTAACCGCGCGGCAGGTTCTCTGGTGAAGCGTTTAGGTGTTGAAGAAGGTATTGAACTGAATCCACCGCTGTTTGATCTGTTCCTGAAAAACGATGCTATGCACGATCCAATGATTAACGATTCTTATTGTGAAACTTTTGGTTGGGTGAGCAAAGAGAATCTGGCACGTATGAAAGAGCTGACCTACAAAGCCAACGACGTGCTGAAAAAGATGTTCGATGACGCAGGCCTGATTCTGGTCGATTTCAAGCTGGAGTTTGGTTTGTATAAAGGTGAAGTCGTACTGGGCGACGAGTTTTCACCGGATGGTAGCCGTCTGTGGGATAAAGAAACCCTGGATAAAATGGATAAAGATCGCTTCCGCCAGAGTCTGGGCGGCCTGATCGAAGCCTATGAAGCTGTCGCACATCGCCTGGGTGTGAAGTTAGACTAA
- a CDS encoding neutral zinc metallopeptidase: MRWQGRRESDNVEDRRNSSGGGPSMGGPGFRLPSGKGGIILLIVVLVAGYYGVDLTGLMTGQPVSQQQSTHSISPNDDEAAKFTSVILATTEDTWGQQFEKMGRTYQQPKLVMYRGATRTGCGAGQSVMGPFYCPADGTVYIDLSFYDDMKTKLGADGDFAQGYVIAHEVGHHVQKLLGIEPKVRQMQQNASQTEVNRLSVRMELQADCFAGVWGHNMQQQGVLESGDLEEALNAAQAIGDDRLQQQGQGRVVPDSFTHGTSEQRYSWFKRGFDSGDPGQCNTFGKGI, from the coding sequence ATGCGCTGGCAAGGGCGTCGTGAAAGTGACAATGTAGAAGACAGACGTAATAGCTCTGGTGGTGGCCCTTCTATGGGCGGGCCGGGCTTTCGTTTGCCCAGTGGTAAAGGCGGCATCATTCTGCTGATTGTGGTGCTGGTGGCGGGTTACTATGGCGTGGATCTCACCGGGCTTATGACCGGTCAACCCGTGTCGCAACAGCAATCAACGCACTCCATTAGCCCCAATGATGATGAAGCGGCAAAATTCACCTCAGTGATTCTGGCGACGACGGAAGATACCTGGGGGCAGCAGTTTGAAAAAATGGGCCGTACTTATCAGCAACCCAAACTGGTTATGTACCGCGGTGCTACGCGTACCGGCTGTGGTGCAGGTCAGTCCGTGATGGGACCGTTTTACTGCCCGGCAGATGGCACGGTGTATATCGACCTTTCATTCTATGACGACATGAAAACTAAACTGGGCGCTGATGGTGATTTTGCTCAGGGGTATGTTATTGCCCATGAAGTGGGTCATCACGTCCAGAAACTGCTGGGAATTGAACCGAAAGTCCGTCAGATGCAGCAGAATGCGTCACAAACCGAAGTGAACCGTCTTTCCGTACGCATGGAACTGCAAGCCGACTGCTTTGCCGGTGTCTGGGGTCATAACATGCAACAGCAGGGCGTGCTGGAGTCAGGCGATCTGGAAGAGGCGCTGAACGCCGCCCAGGCCATTGGCGATGACCGTCTGCAACAGCAGGGGCAAGGGCGCGTCGTGCCTGATAGCTTTACGCACGGAACCTCTGAGCAGCGTTACAGCTGGTTTAAACGCGGTTTTGATAGCGGCGATCCGGGACAATGTAATACCTTTGGCAAAGGCATTTAA
- a CDS encoding tRNA(Met) cytidine acetyltransferase TmcA, which yields MSDNTALYALTEQMAREGIRRLLIISGESIWCQTQALALRDTLPGDWLWVGTDTPSTPACTPQALQTLLGREFRHAVFDASQGFDAAAFAALSGTLRAGSWLVLLTPPWQHWKTHPDVDSVRWSDCVQPIPTPHFVEHIKRVVTRDGQALHWQQHQPFSCPHFPERTHWQAANGEPQPEQAVILQHLLAMPPGVATVTAARGRGKSALAGQLISRLKGTAIVTAPAKAATDVLAQFAAERYRFMAPDALLASNETADWLIVDEAAAIPAPLLHQLVSRFPRTLLTTTVQGYEGTGRGFLLKFCARFPALRRYELQQPVRWAQGCPLEKIVSDALVLDDETFTHAPLGEIRFCAFEANAWHNNPTLPLAVYQLLSGAHYRTSPLDLRRMMDAPGQHFLQASAADAVAGAVWLVDEGGLSAELSQSVWAGYRRPRGNLVAQSLAAHGGDPLAATLIGRRVSRIAVHPARQREGIGQQLIVQAQAYSSQCDYLSVSFGYTAELWRFWQRCGFVLVRMGNHREASSGCYTAMALLPVSKAGQHLTEREHLRLRRDAEVLAQWNGETLPVVPLKETTLNDDDWNELAGFAFAHRPLLTSLGCLNRLLSHSHLPLPALRGRLHEKSSDANLCERLKLSGRKALLLAQRAEAAQALLQLDEERGQQLHNRIMQWQFFH from the coding sequence ATGTCGGACAACACAGCGCTGTATGCACTAACGGAACAAATGGCCCGGGAAGGGATCCGCCGTTTACTGATTATCAGTGGCGAGAGCATCTGGTGTCAGACGCAGGCGTTAGCGCTACGCGATACCTTGCCCGGAGACTGGCTGTGGGTGGGCACTGACACTCCCTCTACGCCCGCTTGTACACCCCAGGCGCTGCAAACGTTACTGGGGCGCGAGTTTCGTCATGCCGTCTTTGATGCCAGCCAGGGATTCGACGCCGCCGCGTTTGCCGCATTAAGCGGTACGCTGCGCGCCGGGAGCTGGCTGGTATTGCTGACACCGCCCTGGCAGCACTGGAAAACCCATCCTGACGTGGATTCAGTGCGCTGGAGCGACTGCGTTCAACCGATCCCGACACCACATTTTGTTGAACACATCAAACGTGTCGTTACCCGTGACGGGCAAGCCCTGCACTGGCAGCAGCACCAGCCATTTTCCTGCCCGCACTTTCCTGAGCGCACTCACTGGCAAGCCGCAAACGGCGAGCCTCAGCCTGAACAGGCGGTGATTTTACAGCATCTGCTGGCGATGCCGCCTGGAGTAGCAACGGTGACTGCGGCGCGTGGTCGGGGTAAATCAGCATTAGCAGGGCAGTTAATTTCTCGCCTCAAAGGCACTGCCATTGTGACGGCGCCGGCGAAAGCGGCGACCGATGTGCTGGCGCAATTTGCCGCAGAACGTTACCGCTTTATGGCGCCGGATGCACTGTTAGCCAGCAACGAAACCGCTGACTGGCTCATCGTGGATGAGGCCGCCGCGATACCGGCACCGCTATTGCATCAACTGGTCTCGCGTTTTCCCCGCACGCTGCTGACCACCACCGTCCAGGGCTACGAGGGAACCGGGCGAGGGTTTTTGTTGAAATTCTGCGCCCGTTTTCCCGCGCTTCGTCGTTATGAGTTACAGCAGCCTGTCCGGTGGGCGCAGGGGTGCCCGCTGGAGAAAATCGTCAGCGATGCGCTGGTGTTGGATGATGAAACCTTCACGCATGCGCCCCTGGGCGAGATCCGTTTCTGCGCATTCGAAGCCAATGCCTGGCATAACAACCCGACGCTGCCGCTGGCGGTATATCAGTTGTTATCCGGGGCGCATTACCGTACTTCACCGCTGGATCTTCGCCGAATGATGGACGCGCCAGGTCAGCATTTTCTTCAGGCATCGGCCGCTGATGCGGTGGCTGGCGCTGTCTGGCTGGTGGATGAAGGGGGATTATCCGCGGAATTAAGCCAGTCAGTCTGGGCCGGGTATCGCCGCCCTCGGGGAAACCTCGTGGCACAGTCGCTGGCTGCACATGGGGGAGACCCGCTGGCGGCAACGCTTATCGGGCGAAGGGTAAGCCGTATTGCCGTGCATCCCGCTCGCCAGCGGGAAGGCATTGGACAGCAGTTGATTGTGCAAGCGCAGGCGTATTCCTCACAGTGTGACTATCTTTCCGTTAGTTTTGGTTACACGGCTGAACTCTGGCGTTTCTGGCAGCGCTGCGGTTTTGTGTTAGTGCGGATGGGCAACCATCGGGAAGCCAGCAGCGGTTGCTATACCGCGATGGCATTACTCCCCGTCAGCAAGGCGGGGCAGCACCTTACCGAACGAGAGCATCTGCGCCTGCGTCGTGACGCTGAGGTGCTGGCGCAGTGGAACGGCGAGACCCTTCCGGTCGTCCCGTTGAAAGAGACTACGCTTAATGATGATGACTGGAATGAGCTGGCGGGGTTTGCCTTTGCGCATCGACCCTTACTGACATCATTAGGGTGTTTGAACCGTCTGCTCAGTCACAGTCATCTCCCGCTCCCTGCGCTGCGTGGGCGCTTACATGAGAAAAGCAGTGATGCAAATCTGTGCGAGCGACTGAAGTTATCCGGTCGTAAAGCGCTGCTGCTGGCTCAGCGCGCAGAGGCGGCACAGGCGTTATTACAGCTGGATGAGGAGCGTGGCCAACAGCTACATAATCGCATTATGCAATGGCAATTTTTTCACTAA
- the ypfH gene encoding esterase yields the protein MKHDHFVVQSPDKPAQQLLLLFHGVGDNPVAMGEIGSWFAPLFPDALIVSIGGAESYGGTSGRQWFSVQGVTEENRQARVDAIMPVFIETVRYWQKQSGVTPQATALIGFSQGAIMSLESIKAEPGLASRVIAFNGRYASLPEVATTATTVHLIHGGEDRVIELSHAVAAQEALIRAGGDVTLDIVENLGHAIDDRSMQFALDHLRFTVPKHYFDEALSGGKPNDDDVIEMI from the coding sequence ATGAAACATGACCATTTTGTTGTTCAAAGTCCCGATAAACCCGCTCAACAGTTGCTGCTGCTGTTTCATGGCGTAGGCGATAATCCTGTTGCCATGGGTGAAATCGGCTCCTGGTTCGCCCCCCTGTTCCCGGACGCGCTGATCGTCAGCATTGGCGGCGCTGAATCTTATGGTGGGACTTCCGGTCGCCAATGGTTCTCCGTGCAGGGCGTGACAGAAGAGAATCGTCAAGCGCGTGTAGATGCCATCATGCCGGTGTTTATCGAAACCGTTCGCTACTGGCAAAAGCAGAGCGGCGTTACGCCTCAGGCGACCGCGCTGATTGGTTTTTCTCAGGGGGCAATTATGTCGCTTGAGAGTATCAAAGCCGAGCCGGGGCTGGCATCGCGCGTCATTGCGTTTAATGGCCGTTACGCCAGCTTGCCGGAAGTCGCAACCACGGCCACGACGGTTCATTTGATTCACGGAGGCGAAGATCGGGTGATTGAATTATCTCACGCCGTTGCCGCTCAGGAGGCGTTAATTCGCGCGGGAGGTGACGTGACGCTGGATATTGTCGAAAACCTGGGACATGCCATTGACGATCGCAGCATGCAGTTTGCACTCGATCACCTGCGTTTTACCGTACCGAAGCACTACTTCGATGAAGCGCTGAGCGGGGGTAAACCTAACGATGACGATGTGATTGAGATGATTTGA
- a CDS encoding YpfN family protein, whose translation MDWLAKYWWILVLVFLVGVLLNVIKDLKRVDHKKFLANKPELPPHRDFNDKWDDDDDWPNKDQPKK comes from the coding sequence ATGGACTGGCTGGCAAAATATTGGTGGATTTTAGTGCTGGTGTTTCTGGTAGGCGTACTGCTGAATGTGATTAAAGATCTCAAGCGCGTCGATCACAAGAAATTTCTCGCGAATAAACCGGAGCTCCCACCACATCGTGACTTCAACGATAAATGGGATGACGACGACGATTGGCCGAACAAAGATCAGCCGAAGAAATAA
- the dapE gene encoding succinyl-diaminopimelate desuccinylase, translating into MSCPVIELTQQLIRRPSLSPDDAGCQALMIERLRAVGFTVERMDFGDTQNFWAWRGQGETLAFAGHTDVVPAGDVDRWINPPFEPTIRDGMLFGRGAADMKGSLAAMVVAAERFVAQHPNHRGRLAFLITSDEEASAKNGTVKVVEALMARNERLDYCLVGEPSSTEIVGDVVKNGRRGSLTCNLTIHGVQGHVAYPHLADNPVHRAAPMLNELVAIEWDQGNEFFPATSMQIANIQAGTGSNNVIPGELFIQFNFRFSTELNDEMIKSRVLELLDKHQLRYTVDWWLSGQPFLTGRGKLVDAVVNAIEHYNEIKPQLLTTGGTSDGRFIARMGAQVVELGPVNATIHKINECVNAADLQLLARMYQRIMEQLVA; encoded by the coding sequence ATGTCGTGCCCGGTTATTGAGCTGACACAGCAGCTTATTCGCCGTCCTTCCCTGAGCCCGGATGATGCCGGGTGCCAGGCGTTAATGATTGAACGCCTGCGCGCGGTAGGTTTTACCGTTGAGCGTATGGATTTTGGTGACACACAGAATTTTTGGGCATGGCGCGGACAAGGTGAGACCCTGGCATTTGCGGGTCACACTGACGTGGTGCCTGCTGGCGATGTTGATCGTTGGATCAACCCTCCGTTTGAACCGACCATCCGCGATGGCATGTTGTTTGGACGTGGCGCTGCCGATATGAAGGGGTCACTGGCAGCGATGGTCGTGGCTGCAGAGCGTTTTGTCGCTCAGCATCCCAATCACCGGGGCCGTCTGGCATTTTTGATAACCTCAGACGAAGAAGCCAGCGCAAAAAATGGCACCGTTAAGGTTGTCGAAGCGCTGATGGCACGTAATGAGCGACTGGATTATTGCCTGGTCGGCGAACCCTCCAGCACCGAGATCGTCGGTGACGTGGTAAAAAACGGACGTCGTGGCTCTCTGACCTGTAACCTGACTATTCACGGCGTACAAGGTCACGTGGCGTATCCGCATCTGGCCGACAACCCGGTTCACCGTGCAGCGCCAATGCTGAATGAACTGGTCGCGATTGAGTGGGATCAGGGCAATGAGTTTTTCCCTGCAACCAGCATGCAGATCGCTAATATTCAGGCGGGTACCGGCAGCAACAACGTCATCCCAGGCGAACTGTTTATCCAGTTCAACTTCCGCTTCAGCACCGAGCTGAATGATGAAATGATCAAATCCCGGGTGCTGGAACTGCTGGATAAACACCAATTGCGTTACACCGTAGACTGGTGGCTTTCCGGTCAGCCGTTCCTGACCGGACGCGGTAAACTGGTTGATGCCGTGGTGAACGCTATTGAGCACTATAATGAAATTAAACCGCAGTTACTGACCACAGGCGGGACGTCCGACGGGCGCTTTATTGCCCGCATGGGGGCGCAGGTGGTAGAACTTGGGCCGGTCAATGCCACCATTCATAAAATAAATGAATGCGTTAATGCCGCCGACCTGCAGCTGCTTGCCCGTATGTATCAACGTATCATGGAACAACTCGTCGCCTGA
- a CDS encoding ArsC family reductase: MITLYGIKNCDTIKKARRWLEEHSIDYRFHDYRVDGLDNALLQSFIDELGWEPLLNTRGTTWRKLDEATRNQITHADAAASLMIEMPAIIKRPLLCAPGKPMLLGFSESSYMQFFNEV, from the coding sequence ATGATTACCCTCTATGGTATTAAAAACTGCGATACGATTAAAAAAGCCAGACGCTGGCTGGAAGAGCATAGTATCGATTACCGTTTTCATGACTATCGTGTCGATGGTCTGGACAACGCGCTATTACAGTCCTTTATCGACGAGTTAGGCTGGGAGCCGTTGCTCAATACCCGTGGAACCACATGGCGTAAACTGGATGAAGCAACGCGTAATCAAATCACCCATGCCGACGCAGCCGCCTCGCTGATGATTGAAATGCCTGCAATTATCAAACGCCCATTGCTCTGCGCGCCGGGTAAGCCTATGCTGCTGGGTTTCAGTGAATCCAGTTATATGCAGTTTTTTAATGAGGTGTAG
- the ypfM gene encoding protein YpfM, translating into MIERELGNWKDFIEVMLRK; encoded by the coding sequence ATGATTGAACGTGAACTGGGGAACTGGAAAGACTTTATCGAAGTGATGCTTCGTAAATAA